A part of Betaproteobacteria bacterium genomic DNA contains:
- the gatC gene encoding Asp-tRNA(Asn)/Glu-tRNA(Gln) amidotransferase subunit GatC has product MALTLEDVARIAHLARIHISQAEAERTLSQLNDIFAMIEQMQAVDTSGVEPMAHPLGGAQRLRDDRVTEDVDRAAHMRNAPEQQEGLFLVPRVVE; this is encoded by the coding sequence ATGGCATTGACGCTCGAAGATGTCGCACGCATTGCGCATCTTGCCCGAATCCACATCTCTCAGGCAGAGGCGGAGCGCACGCTTTCGCAACTGAACGACATCTTCGCCATGATCGAGCAGATGCAGGCCGTGGACACGTCGGGCGTCGAGCCCATGGCACACCCGCTCGGCGGCGCCCAGCGCCTGCGGGACGACCGCGTGACCGAGGATGTGGACCGTGCCGCGCACATGCGAAACGCGCCGGAGCAGCAGGAGGGTCTGTTCCTCGTTCCCCGCGTGGTCGAATGA